ctccgATGCCTACTCacccgcccctcctcccacccccgcggTCCACCTGGGAGCGGGACGCCGGCGGGCGCGGGGCTACGGGGCCCGGTTGGGGGCGGAGAGGTCAGGAGCTGCCCCGGATCCTCTCCATGTAGCTCCGCAGCTCGTCCGGGTCCCTCAGCCCCATGTCCTCACACACCCAGCGGATGTCCTCCTCGCCGGCCACCAGGATGGACTggacggccgggggcgggggctcctCGAGGGGCCGGACCGCCGGCCCGGCCGCGAACGTCACAAACTCCACCCGCTTCCGCCGCCCGCCCGGCTCCTTGCGGGACAGggtggaggcgggggccgggggcggcggggagggggcggccgtggcggggtcggggggcgggtcgGACCCCTCCCCGCTCTCGCAGCGGCAGCCGCCCGCCCCCGGAGAGGGGgccgtgggggtcgggggagccggGCTCGGGGGCTGCTCTTCCCGGGGGATCCAGCGATCCAGCTGCCTACTGAGCTCCTCCTGGTCCGTCCCCAGCCAGACCCAGTTGTGGGGCTGCGGGGAGGtgaggccccccggcccgggcgcgTCAGGGGCCTCCTTGCGCCGGTAGCGCAGCATGAAGACGACGCCGTTGATGAGGAAGATGAAGATGGCGAGGCAGAAGATGCCCAGCAGGGCGTACAGCACCATCTCTATGTCCGTCATGCGCTTGGGGGCTCTAacgatctcttcctcctcctcctcctcctcctcctcttcgtcgtcatcctcccctccggctccctctccctccccccgctcctccgGCTGCTCAAACTTGttcctgccctccccgcccccggccggccggggaggCCACCTCCCCTCCCGGCGGCCGCTCTCCGTGGCCGGGACCGCCCGGACCCCCTCGTCCTCCGGGGCCGCCTCCTCCCGGGGAGACGGCGGCGCCGGCTCCGGCGGCCGCGGGGGCGTCGGGGCGTCCCCGGCCCGGGCGGTGCCCGACGCCAAGGGGGTGCGGTGCTTTCCCCGGCGGCAGGATTCGGGGGGGTAGAGGCCCACCTGCAGGGGAAGCCCCCGGCCGTCCTCTCCGGTCACCAGCAACCGGAGCGGGACCCCCGGCTCCTCGCCGGGGGACACGGAGACCGTGCCGGCCTCCTCTGAAGTGACGGAGAGAGTCAGGTCCCGCCCCTCGTACAGCTCTGCCGGGGCCAGGGTGTGGTCCGAGAAGGCCAGCCAGACGGAGAGGACGGCCTCCTGTGGGGGTCGGGGACGGacagggcggggggggcggggaagcgctcagtaaataccaccgaccgaagaggaagcgggaggagacgcgagtcGGAGAGCCGGCCGCCCCGCGGGTCCGCAGTGCGGCTTCCCCAAGAGCGCAGGTCGACACGGTCCCCCttcaccggccccggcccctcacctgcTTGGGGGCACGCAGGGTCCCGTGTGCCCGGCACAAGGCCGTGACCACCCCGGGGTGGGCCGAGCCCTGGTTCAGCACCAGCGAGACGCCCGTCACCAGCTGAGCTCGCAGCTCCACGACGGAGACCTTGTCGTCGGTCACCGCCAGGGCCCGCTCCCCCAGGATGGAGTCCGACAGAGGGGAGCGCACCTGGGCCAGAGAGGAAGTGGACGCCGGGGCCGAgttgcctccccgcccccttccctcctccctcacggaTCCAGCCTCcagtcccacccccttccccgctcatccccttccccgcctGCCCACCCGCAACTCACCTCCACGGAGGTCAGGCCCGGCTCCCGCCCCACCAGGACGCTGCCCCCCTCCAGCGTGGCCACTCGGGGGTCCAGCACGCGGGCGTGGGGCCCCACCAGGCGGGAGACGTCGAGGAGCCAGTCGGGGCCCAGGAGGTAGGTGAGGTGGTGGCTGCCGTCCAGCGGGTGAGCCACGAAGGAGGCCAGGAAACGGACACCCGCGCGCTGGTACTGGAGCCGGCAGCCCCGGGCTCGCCGCTCGGCCGGCTCCTCGCCGGCCTCTTCCGGCCCTGTGGCCGCGCTGTCCGGCAGGGGAAGAAGCTGGGGTTCGGGGACCGTCCGTCCCCGTGccggccccccccggcctccggccccctcccgtcGGACTCCCCGCGCTGCCGCcgtccgccccttccctcctccccctgaccGGATCGGTCTGGATCCCGACCGCTGGTCTGACGGAGGTTACTGGTTGTGTTTCCAGCTCCCAACCGTGGGGAGGGTCCGGTCCCGCCCCGGGCCCGTGGAGGGAGGGTGACTGCAGCCCCCGAGAGAGGGGGCTGGGCTGGCCCCGGCCCGCGGGCCGCggcggtggagggaagggagcgcGAGCAGCCCGGGGCTGGGGTGTCCTCTGGGGAAGAGTTGGGGGTCAGCGGTCACCTGGAAATGACGCCTTGGCCAGTCTCTGGCCCGGGGCCATCCCCATCCTAGTGGGACCGGCATCCCTTGGGCTGAGCCGGCCAGCGACCGCAAGAGACGGGACCGGGGAGCAGGACCCAAGGCAGACTGCCAGCGCTTCTCTCAATTTTCCTCGCGGACCCGCCGGTCCCTTTGGGgtcttctcctcccagctccggGCCAGACTGAACTACGCCTCCTGCTCCGACTCCCTCCTTGTCCCGGCCAGCCACCCCCGGGCTCCGCTTTTCCCCAGGAGACTCACCCGTCGGCCGGGCCGGGCACTCTCCAGCCGCGCACCTGCTCCAGGGTGGTGTCGGTCAGCTCGATGCGCAGGGGCAGCAGCGGGGCCCAGACCGTCAGGCGCAGGGAGGCCCTCAGCCGGCGCCACCAGAAGTCCACCCGCACCCCGCGGGCGCCCCGGCTCTCCTTGCCTCCCACCGACACCGCGTCACACAGCTCGGAaacctggcggggaggggggcgggacgggaTGGGGGCCGTGCCGGGGAGGGCCGGGCGAAGAGCCCGAGGGGGCCGGGCCAGGAGTCCCAAAGGTCACCCCCTCTGCCCGCCCTCTGGCAGAAAGGGCTCCACGTCTGGCCCTCCTGGCAGTCTGCTGCGAGATTCCGCCCAatccccttcaccctctccacctccccttcccggGCCCAGGCACGGCGGGCAGGGGAGACCGGCTCACCTGCAGGACTTGCGTGTTGGCGGACTCGCAGCCGATCTGCTCCGTGACCTGGGTGACGGCCCCTCCCCTGTCCACGGTGACCAGGCGCACCGGCACCCGCCGGGGGACCCCGGTCAGGGGGGACGTGTTGatcagctcttcctcctgctcgaGGGAGAGGGGCTCAGGTTTCGGCCCAACCCCCCGCCCGCCGTGAGTCCAGCTGGCAGACAGAGGGATCGGGAGGACCCCACCCTTGGTTTTCCCGAGCCCCGTCTGGCCCGTGCTGTCTTCCCAAGGAGCCAGGCTGGCTCCCATCTGCCCCATCCCTGTCGCCCTGCCACCCATTTTCTTTGCCAAACCCGAGCAACTTCGCCGGTCCTCCACTGGCACCCTTCGAGCAGCATCCCTgagcctccccccgacccctgctCTCCGGCGTCGAGGACTCTAACGTCCCTCAATCAACGCTCAACCCGGCAGGGGTACACGGAGGGTCAGAGAGAGCTCCGTGCCTGGCCCCCCTGGACCCCAggagggcggccccggggccgatACCTTAGCCAAGGGCACGAGAGCCCGGATGTCCCGGTCGGACACCTGAATCTCCCACACCATCTTGTCCTTCTCCGCCTCAGGGGCCTGGCCCGGGTACTCCAGCTGCCAGGTGACCGGGCGGGTGACGGCCGGTCCCCCCGTGCTGTTCTCCACGGCGAAATCCACCCGCAGGAACTCCGAGAAGCCAAGCgggctgcgggcagggaaggggcaggacaggggagTTAGGCGGCCTGCCCcggcacccaccccccaccccgtgtcTGGGTCCCAACTCTCCCCTGGAGTCAGCCCTCCGCCCCCCTTCACTGGCACTCCGATTCATTCcttccatcagctctcttccaatcgatcagtggtacggGTGCACAGAGCAAGAGCGACCGTGCCAAGCCATACGTACTCGCTACAGACGCCCACCGCTGCTAGGGTTAGGGAAGGAGAGGTTGGGCTTTACCCATGCCCGGGAAAACAGTGCTCTCTGGCACttgaggggtggaggggcaggctgCAGTCAGGACCCAGATGGGCAGGGGCGGGAGACCAGGGGGCCGAGCTGGGGACAACCCATCCCCGGGTTCCAGCGTCCTACCTGGTAGCCGTGTGCCCGTGCTCCGTGCGCTGGCAGGTGACCAGGGCCGTGTGGTGCTTGGAGCCCTTGAACCGGTCTAGCCTGGCAGTCCagagggcggggtgggcggggcgggcAGCCGCCACATGCAGCCCTTTCTTCACCTTGATCCTACGGGGGTCCCGGCCCAGCCACACAACCGAGGCCGGGGCAAGGACCGGGCCGGGGGAGCGAAAAGTTAGCCTACCTCGAAGCCCCCGGGGACAGAGCACGGCGCCAGGCACTCAGATCATCACGCGTTGacgggaatgataataataactgggaaaTCTGTTAATCGCCTACTATGTGGcatagagctgtactaagcgctggggaagagatgagatgatcaggtcggacacagttccgggcccataagggactcacggtctaaggtgaagcaacatggcctagtggaaagggcacgggcctgggactcagaggtcgtgggttctaattccggctctgtctcctgtgtgaccttgggcaagtcacttctctgtgcctcagttacctcatctgtaaactgagtaGCCagatgagccccatgaaggacagggattgggtccaacctgattacctagtatccactccagtgctcggcacatagtgagcacttaacaaatacgacagttattattattatcactagtaaggagggagaaggggtactgAGCCAttttaaggcacagggaagtgaagtgacttgcccaaggtcacccagcaggcaagtggtggagctgaggttagaatccaggtcctctgagtctcaggcccgtgctctttccactgggccaggctgcttcaccgCGCTGCCGCTcctctttagaccgtgagtcccgtatAGGCCcgaaactgtgtccgacctgatcatctcatctcttccccggcgcttagttcagctcattgccacatagtaagcgcttttcctgaggcctgctctgcctctttccaTGAGGTGGCACTAAAAGGGGAGGCAGGACAGGCGTGCAGACACAAAGCGGGTCTGCCCACGGAGAGCGCCGCGTTACCAAGGAGGGACACGCTCGGCCGGCAGGTCGGAGGACGGCCAAGCGGCtccccagaggcaggaggcggcCTGACGCCGGGAGGGACGGGAGCCGGGGGTCCCCGGGAGCTCACCGGAGGGTCAGCACGTTGGCCGTGAAGTTGTGCCGCAGCAGCAGGGTGGCGCTGAAGACCCGGCCGGGCCTCACGGCCGCGTCGGGCACCCGCAGCCTCACCGTGGGGTCCAGGGGCACCTCCTGCTGGCGCGGGGGGTCGGACGGCTGGATTTCCACCCAGCCGACGGGGCGGTGCCGCTCCGAGGGGTCCCCTCGTCCCGCGGGGTCGCATTCCTGGAGTCCCTCCGCCGCCGGCTCCAGGGAGTAGGCCAGCTCGGCCCTCAGGGGGGGTCCGGCCGAGAACCAGTGCCGGGGGACCTCCAGCTCTACCACACACGCGCCCAGCGGGGGCTGTGGGAGAGGGGCACGGGCGGGTCAGAGGGAGGAAcccggcctggggggggggaaaacccctcccctgcccctacccccactgccaaccccttgctgcATGGCTCTTCCCCCTGAGTCAGGCCCCACAATTCCCTCCCTGGGAACCCACTTCTCATCACCCGAAGGGGAACACCACCCCCACCTCAGGCCCCAGGAGACCCCCATCCTCTCATCTTCGACCTTTATCCTCCAGAGACCGGAGGCTCCCTGGAGAGGAGGACTAGTATGAGACCCAGAATGGAGAACTAAAGCGACACTTATTAAGGCCTAGCAAACAACCCTTTCGCATTCCATCAGCGAGACCTGCCAGTTGTCTATCGTGAGGCAAACCGGGGAGCAAACAGctcgccttcctcctccctccggaGAGCCAAAGTCCCACCTGTGGTTTACTCAAGGAGAGCCAAACAGCCGGTGTCCCCCGGCAGGGTGGGCCCTACTGGGCCGGACTGCCGTGTGGCTCCTTGGGCGGATCCGGTGAATCCACCCGTCCCCGGCCCGGTACCGCAAGGCTTTTTTCCGGGCGGCTGGACAAGGATGATCCCCCCCCGATCCCACCTctcatctttcccctcttccctccccctcggtCCCAGGGTCAGTCAACGAGCCAGGAGCCCCGCGGTCGGGGAGGTTCCCTCCAGGGGACGACCCTCTTACCCGGAAGCGGCAGGCCCGGTGGACGCTCCCAGCGGGGTGGGTGGCGTGGAGTCGGGCGCAGGGCAGGCCGCCGTGACCCGACAGCCAGTCCTGCCCCTTGAGGTGGAAGAGGACGCGGGCCTGGGGCTCGGCCGGGGAGACCGAGGCCTCCACGGACACGGCCCGCACATCCCAGTCGGCGGAGAAGCCGCTAGGCTCCGGGGTCCGGCCGGGGACCTCCTAGGAGAGAGAGCGGGATCGGAGAGGCTCAGGAGGATGGGAGGGTTAGGGCCCTCCCGCCTCGCCTCCGCCCCTACGGCGACTCCCTGAAGCCCCAGGAAGGGGCCAGAGCCGGGGTGGAGGATTTCGACCCCAGCCTAGGCAGGGAGTCCACCTCCCAACTTTCTATTTAGAAGGGAGGACCAAGAGTGGGGATGGGGAACCAGGCTCCCGGCACGAGATGGAAGTCttgtggagaggggtgggggactgGATTTTTAGGGCCCGGTAccacttccctctgtctctccaaatgtcaattaaaataataatgaaaagaaaagCGAGAGCCCTTTCAATGGAATTCCCTACggctggtagactgtaagctcctccagtagattgcaaactcttcaagggcagaaATGGTTTCCATTCATGCTAGCGTACTGTCCTCCTCCCAAACACCCTAcccggagtggatagagcacgggcccgggagtcagaaggtcgtgggttctaatcccggctctgccacctgtctgctgtgtgactttggtcaagtcacttcacttctctgaacttcagttacctcatccgcaaaatggggattgagactgtgagccccatgtgggacggggaccgtgtccaacccgatttacttttatccaccccagtggttaatacactGCCCGgtgcctagtaagggcttaacaaataccacagttataattattattattacagagtacagaagtctgcaccccgtaagcaccCCATAAACCTGTTGATTATATGGGAGAGAGGTATTGTGGCCTAATGTAAAGtacacagacttgagagtcagaggacccgtgttctcattctggctctactcacttttttttaaatggcatttgttaagtgcttactatgtgccagacactgtattatgtgccacctgcctgctgtaaaactgtgggcaaatcatttcacttctccgggcctcatcggaggggattgtgtccacattggttatcttgcatctactttgaggcttagcacagtgcttggcacacagttagggtttaacaaataccaccaaataaataaataaaaaattgctTGCGTAACACGACATCAATCACAAACGCTGGGTTCCCCGCCCCTCAGACACCCCAGCCTGGGCCAGAGGgccctggggaagcagtgtggctcagtggaaagagcacgggcttgggagctagaggtcatgggttcgaatccccgctctcccacttgtcagctgtgtgaccgtgggcaagtcacttcactttgccgggCCTcagtaccccatctgtaaaatggggatgaagactgtgagcctcctcacgtgggaccacctgatgaccctgtatctaccccagcgcttagaacagtgctctgcacatagtaagtgcttaacaaataccaacattattattattattatgcagttgcTGCCCTCTTCTCCAGAAGAGGCTGACACCGCCCCGCCTGCACCTACCTGGGTACCCGGGGTGGGAGCGGCCGCCTCTCAGTCTGACcaaccaatccatcaaccaactaatggtatttattaagagcttacggtgtgcagagcactgtaataagtaaggagcgtggctcaatggaaagagcacgggcttaggagtcagaggttatgggttcgaatcccggctctgccacttgtcagctgtgtgactgtgggcaagtcacaacttctctgtgcctctcagttccctcatctgtaaaatggggattaaaactgtgagccccacgtgggacaacctgatcaccctgtatctcccccagcgcttagaacagtgctctgcacctagtaagcgcttaacaaataccaacattattattattattacttgggagagtccaacagagaagGTAGGTAGGATCCCAAGCCTGAAGGAGctcacttcaatcaatcgatcctatttattaagtgcttaccgtactaagtgcttgggcgaatacaatacaacagagtcggtggacacattccccgctccgcGACCAAGAGTTTGATCTTGAATCGATCCAttagatctatcaatcaatcaatagtatttattgagcgcttactaggtgcagagcactgtaatggacTGTGTGCGGTCAAGCCCCTTCCTGGGGCCCCGAAGGCCTGGATCtacctgtgcagagctctgcttgTCCTGGGGCTGGAATGGGCTCCCAGGGCCACTTTCCtactttgggaaggcctctgaagGCAGAGCTCTTTTCCCAGagctttccatcccctccctctcagaggcagggagagatcaGGATTAAAGAGAGATAAGAGTCCTCACCAAcaattctccctccactccccctccggCTGGGAGGAGTTGCTCCAATTGTgtctggttcttcctccacaactccCTCAGGGCAGCAGTGACCTCGTGggatcagggagaggagggaggggacgggggggcccTTCTCTATGGGAGTCACTTCAGTCCCTgcccatctgtaataataataatgttcgtatttgttaagcgcttactaccttctaagcgctgggggagatacagggtcatcaggttgtcccacgtgaggctcccagtgaatccccattttacagaggggggaactgaggcccagagaagtgaagtgacttgcccacagtcacacagctgacaagtggcagggccgggagtcgaactcgcgacctctgactccgaagcccagactctttccactgagccacgctgcttctctatgggagtcacttccatccctgcccatctgtaaaatgggtgttacctgggaag
This portion of the Ornithorhynchus anatinus isolate Pmale09 chromosome 3, mOrnAna1.pri.v4, whole genome shotgun sequence genome encodes:
- the TMEM132A gene encoding transmembrane protein 132A, with amino-acid sequence MLWPRAGPGGRLRLRLCLCLWVRLRLLAALALQPGLRVTSDADPPEPIYLPAALEPLDVPEFFRLQRTGHYPPANASLDSRTETFLFLPSRPAARPLLRASYPPFTAQQEVPGRTPEPSGFSADWDVRAVSVEASVSPAEPQARVLFHLKGQDWLSGHGGLPCARLHATHPAGSVHRACRFRPPLGACVVELEVPRHWFSAGPPLRAELAYSLEPAAEGLQECDPAGRGDPSERHRPVGWVEIQPSDPPRQQEVPLDPTVRLRVPDAAVRPGRVFSATLLLRHNFTANVLTLRIKVKKGLHVAAARPAHPALWTARLDRFKGSKHHTALVTCQRTEHGHTATSPLGFSEFLRVDFAVENSTGGPAVTRPVTWQLEYPGQAPEAEKDKMVWEIQVSDRDIRALVPLAKEEELINTSPLTGVPRRVPVRLVTVDRGGAVTQVTEQIGCESANTQVLQVSELCDAVSVGGKESRGARGVRVDFWWRRLRASLRLTVWAPLLPLRIELTDTTLEQVRGWRVPGPADGAATGPEEAGEEPAERRARGCRLQYQRAGVRFLASFVAHPLDGSHHLTYLLGPDWLLDVSRLVGPHARVLDPRVATLEGGSVLVGREPGLTSVEVRSPLSDSILGERALAVTDDKVSVVELRAQLVTGVSLVLNQGSAHPGVVTALCRAHGTLRAPKQEAVLSVWLAFSDHTLAPAELYEGRDLTLSVTSEEAGTVSVSPGEEPGVPLRLLVTGEDGRGLPLQVGLYPPESCRRGKHRTPLASGTARAGDAPTPPRPPEPAPPSPREEAAPEDEGVRAVPATESGRREGRWPPRPAGGGEGRNKFEQPEERGEGEGAGGEDDDEEEEEEEEEEEIVRAPKRMTDIEMVLYALLGIFCLAIFIFLINGVVFMLRYRRKEAPDAPGPGGLTSPQPHNWVWLGTDQEELSRQLDRWIPREEQPPSPAPPTPTAPSPGAGGCRCESGEGSDPPPDPATAAPSPPPPAPASTLSRKEPGGRRKRVEFVTFAAGPAVRPLEEPPPPAVQSILVAGEEDIRWVCEDMGLRDPDELRSYMERIRGSS